A section of the bacterium genome encodes:
- a CDS encoding ParB N-terminal domain-containing protein, translating to MELEWHQLEMPYASLRAHSRDRQRRLRLCLEENGQRQPIVVVPEREAPGRYVVIDGHQRIAALRRLG from the coding sequence ATGGAATTGGAATGGCACCAGTTGGAGATGCCCTATGCCTCGCTGCGCGCTCACAGTCGCGATCGGCAGCGTCGCCTACGGCTGTGCCTGGAAGAGAACGGCCAGCGACAGCCGATCGTGGTGGTCCCCGAGCGCGAGGCGCCGGGCCGCTATGTCGTCATCGACGGCCATCAGCGCATCGCGGCTCTTCGCCGCCTGGG